A region of Rickettsia helvetica DNA encodes the following proteins:
- a CDS encoding helix-turn-helix domain-containing protein, with amino-acid sequence MKLSIPIQKFLKKNLIKLGLKRKDFAQKINMTYPTVTRLINASRNNPEFMTIITLADFFHCSIDEVIGRKQYILCNAQQQQFLQLPLHKVQKNLISFIKNKLVLEKITAYQLAKKLKLGETVIHDFIKDGSNINILSSPVIIKLANYYCISLDIMINRTLVSNEF; translated from the coding sequence ATGAAATTGTCAATTCCTATACAAAAATTCTTAAAGAAAAATTTAATTAAACTTGGATTGAAAAGAAAAGACTTTGCACAAAAAATTAATATGACGTATCCAACAGTGACTAGGCTTATTAATGCTTCTAGAAATAATCCTGAATTTATGACAATTATTACTCTAGCTGATTTTTTTCATTGCTCTATTGATGAAGTTATAGGACGAAAACAATATATATTGTGTAATGCACAGCAACAACAATTTTTACAATTACCTTTACACAAAGTGCAAAAAAACCTTATCTCATTTATTAAGAATAAGTTAGTCTTAGAAAAGATAACCGCTTATCAACTAGCCAAAAAATTAAAACTTGGCGAAACTGTTATTCATGATTTTATAAAAGATGGTAGTAATATAAATATCCTAAGTAGTCCTGTCATTATAAAATTAGCCAATTATTACTGTATTTCTTTGGATATTATGATTAACAGAACTCTAGTATCTAATGAATTTTAA
- a CDS encoding ParA family protein, with amino-acid sequence MYIITIASTKGGVGKSTFSLNLATALLNQGKKVALLDADAQGTVTKWSKVRDYMIEAGEKINKLFVAGVRGEALLEIAEDKKKQGCIVLIDSPGVDDSNMRSSLLRSDAVITTCSPSPVELWEVESLITIMKQLQLVQNRKIPLFLLYNKVPTIYSDTAIAEASLFFEQNNIMPHYILQSYIKERVAFKHSIKSGRGVVEQTPQDQKAVREIENISQEIQDKLKQFYTIDI; translated from the coding sequence ATGTATATCATCACAATTGCCAGCACAAAGGGTGGAGTAGGAAAATCAACATTCAGTCTAAATTTAGCTACTGCTTTATTAAATCAAGGAAAAAAGGTTGCATTATTAGATGCTGATGCTCAAGGTACTGTCACAAAGTGGTCTAAGGTTCGAGATTATATGATTGAAGCTGGTGAAAAAATTAATAAGCTTTTTGTAGCTGGAGTACGAGGTGAGGCTTTATTAGAAATTGCAGAAGATAAAAAAAAACAAGGTTGTATCGTTTTGATTGATAGCCCAGGAGTTGATGACTCAAATATGAGAAGTTCATTATTGAGAAGTGATGCCGTGATTACTACTTGTTCTCCATCACCAGTAGAATTGTGGGAGGTAGAATCATTGATAACTATTATGAAACAATTACAGTTAGTTCAAAATAGAAAAATCCCACTATTTTTATTATATAATAAGGTACCTACAATATACTCTGATACTGCGATAGCAGAAGCATCGTTGTTTTTTGAACAAAATAATATTATGCCTCATTATATTCTGCAATCTTATATTAAGGAAAGAGTAGCATTTAAACATTCTATAAAAAGTGGTAGAGGAGTGGTGGAACAGACTCCACAAGATCAAAAAGCGGTACGAGAAATAGAGAATATTAGTCAAGAAATACAAGATAAACTAAAACAATTTTATACAATAGATATATAA
- a CDS encoding CopG family ribbon-helix-helix protein translates to MAILKHDVKRVMISMPKSFLKDLDAHLQNFALTDRSRWILEAAKEKLAQEKVLLNEINENNKE, encoded by the coding sequence ATGGCTATATTAAAACATGATGTAAAAAGAGTAATGATATCTATGCCAAAGTCTTTTCTGAAAGATTTAGATGCTCATTTACAAAATTTTGCACTTACAGATAGAAGTAGGTGGATTTTAGAAGCCGCAAAGGAAAAACTAGCTCAAGAAAAGGTATTACTTAATGAAATTAATGAAAATAACAAGGAATAA
- a CDS encoding DnaA N-terminal domain-containing protein, whose translation MQLFYPLARSSENIGIHKYLDTTKNQSYIPITGCLLSHILSCSRLSSLEKMYYILADSLSYINSSKGHNRSISLPAKSWSSRLSCSKAEVFVLQKSLEDKGYFLIHRDKNEKGQNNRNIITTTIPDKVFNDLKYEPDRFALCDINDEAVHQNNSKSLDLIDKTFIPTIEGKRQHLEKTKMFIRVSYQFLKQLNSNCSISAISKIILLYLFTKIYKSSANKYNYDDSDSALTYKSYSIVTSYQELQKELKLHRNSLAKALKDLEDHNFISKQRFFIKDTEDHNSRADKSLWKISVLNVSLITKHHNQHEQNNQAEQNNQEEHIGQQQAVINNHNQESVISDQNEEEYNNNKTLESSKEWECTKYDPACTDSGQLYNKDFVLKNSIIKNIDYIDAKKEFLGNELCSFPSESYNNSFESSIKAKPSCSNTTFESAARIIEDISEYKELRHFYPLSEQDVDTLNFRAGREFSNNFVNQLLLKLYIKYPEKRFKNKFTFLSYMAKILKNEKHQGPLVNHTTFRFSCNINSKEQNLLEYEKYLSQIENSLDTSKEMQVRKKISGRFSTNVAYEILTQVEFKTNHDNSFITALIPNRLDLSERQIATLSEQIEAVYGINGYYVTVIGDEGSSEGGRGKGERKEAIEKQYSKIKEPDIISNSQDIGILDIGKGLDIIEENTAWHQIRKGLIEELGAVIDGVWFSKAETKECRETGTLTLTMPTRFMADWIRNNYSHVIRRLSEGCGVKRVEYGYM comes from the coding sequence ATGCAATTATTTTACCCACTTGCTAGGTCAAGTGAGAATATAGGTATACATAAATACCTTGATACCACAAAGAATCAATCATACATCCCAATAACTGGGTGTTTATTATCTCACATATTATCATGCTCTAGGTTATCTTCACTTGAGAAGATGTACTATATCTTAGCTGATTCTCTTTCTTATATTAACTCCTCTAAAGGACATAATAGATCTATATCGCTACCTGCTAAAAGCTGGTCTTCTAGGCTATCTTGTTCTAAAGCTGAAGTATTTGTTCTACAAAAATCTTTAGAGGATAAAGGATATTTTCTTATCCATAGAGATAAGAATGAAAAAGGACAGAATAATCGTAACATTATTACCACAACAATACCTGATAAGGTTTTTAATGATCTTAAATACGAACCTGATAGATTTGCTCTTTGTGACATAAATGATGAAGCAGTACACCAAAATAACTCTAAGAGTTTAGACCTTATAGATAAAACCTTTATACCTACCATAGAAGGAAAAAGACAACATCTTGAAAAAACTAAGATGTTTATAAGAGTATCTTATCAGTTCTTAAAGCAATTAAATTCTAATTGTAGCATTTCTGCAATATCTAAGATCATATTATTATATCTTTTTACTAAGATTTATAAATCTTCTGCTAATAAGTACAATTATGACGATTCTGATAGTGCCTTAACCTATAAGTCATACTCTATTGTTACTTCTTATCAAGAATTACAGAAAGAACTTAAATTGCATAGAAATAGCTTGGCTAAAGCATTGAAAGACTTAGAAGATCATAATTTTATCTCTAAACAGAGATTTTTCATAAAAGATACAGAAGATCATAACAGCAGAGCTGATAAATCTTTATGGAAGATATCAGTGCTTAATGTTTCTCTCATCACCAAGCACCATAATCAGCATGAACAAAATAACCAGGCAGAACAGAATAACCAAGAAGAACATATAGGTCAACAGCAAGCAGTAATTAATAATCACAATCAAGAATCAGTAATTAGCGATCAAAATGAAGAAGAATACAATAACAATAAAACCTTGGAATCCTCTAAGGAATGGGAATGCACTAAATATGACCCTGCTTGCACTGATTCTGGTCAATTATATAATAAAGACTTTGTATTAAAGAATAGTATTATTAAAAATATAGATTATATAGATGCTAAAAAAGAGTTTTTGGGAAACGAGCTTTGCTCGTTTCCATCTGAATCTTATAACAATTCTTTTGAAAGTTCTATTAAGGCTAAACCATCTTGTTCTAATACTACCTTTGAGTCTGCTGCAAGAATCATCGAAGATATATCTGAATATAAGGAATTAAGGCATTTCTATCCACTCTCAGAACAAGATGTAGATACGCTTAACTTTAGAGCTGGTAGAGAATTCAGCAATAATTTTGTGAATCAGTTATTACTGAAGCTCTACATCAAATATCCTGAGAAGAGATTTAAGAACAAGTTTACATTCTTAAGCTATATGGCAAAGATTCTAAAGAATGAGAAGCATCAAGGACCGCTTGTAAATCATACAACATTTAGGTTCAGCTGTAACATTAATTCGAAAGAGCAAAACTTACTAGAATATGAGAAATACCTAAGCCAAATAGAGAATTCCTTGGATACCAGCAAAGAAATGCAGGTAAGGAAGAAGATATCAGGAAGATTTAGTACTAATGTGGCATATGAGATACTGACACAAGTTGAGTTTAAAACAAATCATGATAATAGTTTTATTACTGCGTTAATTCCAAACCGACTAGATTTAAGTGAGCGACAAATAGCAACTTTAAGCGAGCAAATAGAAGCAGTGTATGGTATTAACGGTTATTATGTGACTGTGATTGGAGATGAAGGATCTTCTGAAGGTGGCAGGGGAAAAGGGGAAAGAAAAGAAGCGATAGAAAAGCAATATTCTAAAATCAAAGAACCTGATATTATTTCTAATAGCCAAGATATTGGAATTTTAGATATTGGTAAGGGATTAGATATAATAGAAGAAAACACAGCATGGCATCAAATCAGGAAAGGACTGATTGAGGAATTAGGGGCGGTGATAGACGGGGTTTGGTTTTCTAAAGCAGAGACTAAAGAATGCAGGGAAACTGGCACACTAACGCTAACAATGCCAACAAGGTTTATGGCGGATTGGATCAGAAATAATTACTCGCATGTGATACGCAGACTTAGCGAAGGATGTGGGGTTAAGAGGGTGGAGTACGGGTATATGTGA
- a CDS encoding DNA adenine methylase, whose protein sequence is MGLRGWSTGICDITKKASTLFEYASNTEVVGKNVECIATPHLYHPSLKLKPLEEIDKEIPRPFVKWVGGKRSLRKAISVRMPTNFKDYYEPFLGGGAIFFKLQPNRAFISDLNLDLIITYKVVRDEPLGLIKLLSEHKANHSKDYYYEVRKSSI, encoded by the coding sequence GTGGGGTTAAGAGGGTGGAGTACGGGTATATGTGATATTACAAAGAAAGCAAGCACTCTGTTTGAGTATGCTAGCAATACAGAGGTAGTTGGGAAAAATGTAGAATGTATTGCCACTCCGCACCTATACCACCCATCATTAAAATTAAAACCCCTTGAGGAAATAGATAAAGAAATACCAAGACCTTTTGTTAAATGGGTTGGAGGCAAAAGAAGTTTAAGAAAGGCAATAAGTGTTCGCATGCCAACTAATTTTAAAGATTACTATGAGCCATTTTTAGGAGGTGGAGCAATTTTCTTTAAGTTACAACCAAACAGAGCTTTCATATCTGATTTAAATTTAGATTTAATTATAACCTACAAAGTGGTTAGAGACGAGCCTTTAGGATTAATTAAACTACTTTCCGAGCACAAAGCTAATCACTCTAAAGACTATTATTACGAGGTGCGAAAGAGTAGCATTTAA
- a CDS encoding Rpn family recombination-promoting nuclease/putative transposase, whose amino-acid sequence MNISHHHCVGNNSRVVPTSFASPYKTLARTTSRNASSSCESPQKPHSQKSTKYKTKAKTESKAARLISISHDYNIQSSSESFTSRTITVLISFLKLGKELMQDIWTKDHQVINVHDIPDEELKKKAWAGILQFFMKHIHERDLLKRWYEVADLLPELAKLNIGIDYLELILTYTLIKIEKSDKIELEKILKSRLNNQQGEKLMTSLAHHWKEEGIQQGMQIGRNEGMQIGEARGMQIGEAKRTMEVAKNMLSNNYSIPEVSRITGLSISELNTINLTNKKDS is encoded by the coding sequence ATGAATATATCACATCATCACTGTGTTGGCAATAATAGTAGGGTAGTACCTACTTCTTTTGCTAGCCCCTACAAAACTTTAGCTCGTACTACCTCTCGGAACGCTAGCAGCTCTTGCGAGTCACCACAAAAACCTCATTCACAAAAAAGTACAAAATATAAAACTAAAGCTAAAACTGAATCTAAAGCAGCAAGATTAATTAGTATATCTCATGACTATAATATCCAATCCTCATCAGAATCATTTACCTCTAGAACAATCACAGTATTAATAAGTTTTTTAAAACTCGGTAAAGAACTTATGCAAGATATTTGGACTAAAGACCACCAAGTAATTAATGTGCATGATATTCCTGATGAGGAATTAAAGAAAAAAGCTTGGGCAGGGATACTGCAATTCTTCATGAAGCATATTCATGAAAGAGACCTACTTAAAAGATGGTATGAGGTAGCTGATCTATTACCTGAACTGGCTAAACTAAATATTGGTATTGATTACCTAGAGCTGATATTAACCTATACATTGATTAAAATTGAAAAATCTGATAAAATAGAACTAGAAAAAATACTTAAAAGCCGTTTAAATAACCAGCAAGGAGAAAAACTTATGACTAGCCTCGCTCATCATTGGAAAGAAGAAGGAATACAACAAGGTATGCAGATTGGTAGAAACGAGGGCATGCAGATTGGAGAAGCTCGAGGCATGCAAATCGGGGAAGCTAAAAGAACTATGGAAGTAGCTAAAAATATGCTTTCTAATAATTACTCAATTCCTGAGGTCTCACGTATTACTGGACTCTCTATTTCTGAACTCAATACCATAAATTTAACTAATAAAAAGGATTCCTAA
- a CDS encoding recombinase family protein, whose amino-acid sequence MLIGYARVSTLDQNPNHQIDALNEAGCKKIFTEKISGASKQRTQLQAALDYMREGDTFVVWKLSRLARSLTQIISTLKILEEKKIGLHVITQNIDTSTAEGRLFFHMNAAFDQFQREIIVENTKTGLKSARRNGRIGGRPKFMSDEKMRTAKAMLKDNENYPFISDIIKTLDIGRTTFYRYFPPESIEQLRTRQ is encoded by the coding sequence ATGCTTATCGGATACGCAAGAGTCTCAACGTTAGATCAAAACCCTAATCATCAAATTGATGCTCTTAATGAGGCAGGATGTAAAAAAATATTTACAGAAAAAATATCAGGTGCAAGTAAGCAACGTACTCAATTGCAGGCAGCTCTTGATTATATGCGTGAAGGCGATACGTTTGTAGTTTGGAAATTATCTCGCCTTGCAAGATCGCTTACGCAAATAATCAGTACTTTAAAAATCCTTGAGGAGAAAAAAATCGGCTTGCATGTAATTACCCAAAATATAGATACTTCAACAGCAGAAGGAAGACTTTTCTTTCATATGAATGCAGCATTCGATCAGTTTCAGCGAGAGATTATTGTAGAAAATACCAAAACCGGCTTAAAATCTGCCCGTAGAAACGGTAGAATTGGTGGGAGACCTAAGTTTATGAGTGACGAAAAAATGCGTACGGCAAAAGCTATGCTAAAAGATAATGAAAATTATCCGTTTATTTCTGATATTATAAAAACGCTAGATATAGGTAGGACAACCTTTTATAGATACTTTCCTCCAGAGTCTATAGAGCAACTTAGAACCCGCCAATAA